In Solanum pennellii chromosome 7, SPENNV200, the following are encoded in one genomic region:
- the LOC107024114 gene encoding uncharacterized protein LOC107024114, with the protein MGKAGRDWGQIYSIYGVDDWQTPMFLLIHAIFFSVLSVIFLVYFEPICYFFHHFLPGPSSARFAAGFTGSVTALSAVCLFYAAGNIFYSSVSLHWEMAQRMVNAVGDWSSVKHALDLGCGRGILLNAVALQLKKSGSSGRVVGLHPTPNCSLSTLRTAGIEGVQEYVTCRSGDPRKLPFSDNYFDVVASAAFVHTVGKEFGQKTAVAAAERMRVLGEVVRVLKPGGVGVVWDLMHAPEYVKRLQELKMEDIRVSERVTAFMVNSHVIVFNKPCQHIVGPNEVRLDWRLNNLC; encoded by the coding sequence ATGGGGAAAGCTGGTAGAGATTGGGGACAGATCTATTCAATTTACGGTGTTGATGATTGGCAAACACCGATGTTTCTGCTAATTCATGCTATTTTCTTCTCTGTACTGTCTGTGATTTTTCTAGTTTATTTTGAACCTATCTGCTATTTCTTCCACCATTTCTTACCTGGCCCAAGTTCGGCTCGTTTCGCCGCTGGATTCACCGGTTCCGTCACAGCACTCTCTGCGGTTTGCCTTTTCTACGCCGCCGGCAACATTTTTTACTCCTCCGTTTCGCTTCACTGGGAAATGGCACAGAGGATGGTGAACGCCGTCGGTGATTGGTCTTCCGTTAAGCATGCGCTTGACCTTGGCTGTGGCAGAGGGATCCTCCTCAACGCCGTCGCTCTACAGCTGAAGAAATCCGGGTCATCCGGTCGGGTCGTCGGGTTACATCCAACACCGAATTGTTCTCTGTCTACTCTACGAACTGCAGGGATTGAAGGTGTTCAGGAGTATGTAACGTGCCGGTCTGGTGACCCGAGGAAACTTCCGTTCAGTGATAACTACTTCGACGTGGTGGCGTCGGCGGCGTTTGTGCACACGGTGGGGAAGGAGTTTGGGCAGAAAACAGCGGTAGCGGCGGCGGAGAGGATGAGGGTGTTGGGTGAGGTGGTGAGGGTGCTGAAACCCGGCGGCGTTGGGGTGGTGTGGGATCTGATGCACGCGCCGGAGTACGTGAAGAGACTGCAAGAATTGAAGATGGAAGATATTCGGGTTTCGGAGCGGGTCACGGCGTTTATGGTAAACAGCCACGTCATCGTATTCAACAAGCCATGTCAGCATATTGTGGGACCCAATGAAGTTAGATTGGATTGGAGACTCAACAATCTTTGTTGA
- the LOC107025932 gene encoding lysine-specific histone demethylase 1 homolog 2-like — protein MKRKMEIQNSGGLISKRPVRKRIASRNYDENLMDNFIDEQLGGSVGKKIRTKKDLEKETEKEALIALSLGFPIDDLLEEEIKAGVVSEFDGKEQNDYIVVRNHILAKWRENVHIWLNKGRIRETVSVEYEQLVAIAYDFLLSNGYINFGVSPSFVSNLPEEPSEGSVIIVGAGLAGLAAARQLMSFGFKVSILEGRNRPGGRVYTEKMGWKGKFAAVDLGGSVITGIHANPLGVLARQLSIPLHKVRDKCPLYKPDGAPVDAVVDSRVELIFNKLLDKVTELRKIVSGLANDVSLGSVLEKLRRLYCVAKTKEEKQLLHWHFANLEYANAGCLSELSAAYWDQDDPYEMDGDHCFLAGGNWGMIRALCKGVPIFYGKTVQTIKYGNEGVEVIAGDQLFQADMVLCTVPLGVLKRRLIRFEPELPEKKLEAIDRLGFGLLNKVAMVFPHVFWGEDLDTFGCLNNYSHRRGEYFLFYSYHTVSGGPVLIALVAGDAAQLFESTEPSTLINRVMNILKGIYEPKGISVPDPIQSICTKWGSDPFAFGSYSHVRVQSSGSDYDILAENLGGRLFFAGEATIRQHPATMHGAYLSGLREASHISQSMKARLNNPRKTVSKNVRPSNDVLEELFKNPDLAFGKILFVFDPLTCDSKSLGLMRVTFGKSNNEFNTEEADNMPQHLLNPSLQLYTVVSREQARELQLVKEGNHCKLSDLLKGLGLKLVGANGLGVQGHSLSAKIVNARKGRKRSQSCTAKHKAGNSNSQLP, from the exons atgaaaagaaaaatggaaatcCAAAATTCAGGGGGTTTAATCTCAAAGAGACCTGTGAGAAAGAGGATAGCTTCTAGGAATTATGATGAGAATTTGATGGATAATTTCATAGATGAGCAGTTGGGTGGTTCGGTGGGTAAGAAGATTAGAACGAAAAAAGATTTGGAGAAAGAAACTGAAAAGGAGGCCTTGATTGCTCTTTCTTTGGGCTTCCCAATCGATGATCTTcttgaagaagaaataaaagctGGAGTTGTAAGTGAATTCGATGGGAAAGAGCAAAACGATTACATCGTTGTGAGAAACCATATTCTTGCAAAATGGAGGGAGAATGTGCATATTTGGCTGAACAAAGGAAGGATAAGGGAAACTGTAAGTGTTGAGTATGAACAATTGGTGGCCATAGcatatgattttcttttgaGTAATGGGTATATAAATTTCGGGGTTTCACCGTCATTTGTATCTAATCTTCCTGAGGAACCTAGTGAAGGGTCTGTAATTATTGTTGGTGCTGGACTCGCTGGTTTGGCAGCAGCGAGGCAACTGATGTCGTTTGGATTCAAGGTAAGTATCCTTGAAGGTAGGAACCGACCTGGAGGGAGAGTTTATACTGAGAAAATGGGATGGAAGGGAAAGTTTGCTGCTGTGGATCTTGGTGGCAGTGTTATAACTGGTATCCATGCGAATCCTTTGGGTGTTTTGGCTAGACAACTTTCCATTCCGCTTCACAAGGTTAGAGATAAGTGTCCTTTATACAAGCCTGATGGAGCTCCTGTTGATGCAGTAGTTGATTCCAGAGTTGAGCTCATTTTCAATAAGCTACTAGACAAAGTTACTGAGCTGAGAAAAATCGTAAGTGGATTGGCTAATGATGTCTCGTTAGGCTCCGTTTTGGAGAAACTTAGACGATTATATTGTGTGGCTAAAACTAAAGAGGAGAAGCAACTTCTGCATTGGCATTTTGCAAACTTGGAGTATGCAAATGCTGGATGCCTCTCGGAACTCTCTGCTGCCTACTGGGATCAGGACGATCCTTATGAAATGGATGGTGATCATTGTTTTCTTGCTGGTGGAAATTGGGGTATGATCAGAGCATTATGTAAAGGAGTTCCTATATTCTATGGAAAGACTGTTCAGACAATAAAGTATGGAAATGAAGGAGTTGAGGTCATTGCTGGGGACCAACTTTTTCAGGCAGACATGGTCCTATGTACCGTTCCTCTTGGGGTACTGAAAAGAAGATTAATTAGATTTGAACCAGAGTTACCTGAGAAGAAGCTTGAAGCTATTGATAGGCTAGGATTTGGGTTGCTGAATAAGGTTGCTATGGTATTCCCTCATGTTTTTTGGGGCGAAGACTTGGATACGTTCGGATGCCTCAACAATTATAGCCATAGACGAGGAGAGTACTTCTTATTTTACAGTTACCATACTGTTTCTGGGGGTCCAGTACTTATTGCACTTGTTGCTGGTGATGCTGCTCAACTTTTTGAAAGCACAGAGCCGTCCACTCTAATTAATCGAGTTATGAACATTCTCAAAG GCATATATGAGCCAAAGGGAATAAGCGTGCCTGATCCTATACAATCCATATGTACAAAATGGGGAAGTGATCCCTTTGCGTTTGGCTCGTATTCACATGTTCGTGTTCAGTCATCTGGCAGTGATTATGACATACTTGCAGAAAATCTTGGAGGTCGGTTGTTTTTTGCTGGAGAGGCTACGATTCGACAACATCCAGCCACCATGCATGGAGCCTATTTGAGTGGCTTAAGAGAAGCTTCACACATTTCCCAATCCATGAAAGCGAGGCTAAATAATCCTAGGAAAACTGTATCAAAGAATGTTCGACCAAGCAATGATGTATTGGAAGAGTTGTTCAAAAACCCAGATCTAGCATTCGGGAAGATCTTATTTGTATTTGATCCCCTTACTTGTGATTCTAAATCTTTAGGACTCATGAGAGTTACTTTTGGAAAATCCAACAACGAATTTAATACAGAGGAGGCAGATAATATGCCTCAACATTTATTAAATCCATCACTGCAGCTTTATACAGTTGTGTCTCGTGAGCAAGCACGGGAACTGCAGTTGGTGAAGGAGGGAAACCATTGCAAATTGTCGGATTTGCTTAAAGGACTTGGGTTGAAGTTAGTGGGAGCAAATGGACTCGGAGTTCAAGGCCATTCTTTGTCTGCTAAAATTGTTAATGCGCGAAAAGGTAGAAAAAGGAGTCAAAGCTGTACTGCCAAGCATAAGGCAGGCAACAGTAATAGTCAGTTACCTTGA